One region of Miscanthus floridulus cultivar M001 chromosome 19, ASM1932011v1, whole genome shotgun sequence genomic DNA includes:
- the LOC136526835 gene encoding protein CHLOROPLAST IMPORT APPARATUS 2-like isoform X1, translating into MASSCILAGGIRLPDLEMVKAAPAAAPPRPAHSAASSTLSEASNASAASSSATSSSVAASLSLKRPRTPRKRPSQTYNEAAALLASMYPSVFPVARGKGATEAAAPPRLLGLASALADDPSCSDLLPPFPVPGGQAAFLLRDLPPPPPPLTPRSPAAAAARGCPSPAAVSSVFSEFHDPALSPATPDDAAAAPDEPGELDFDDDDGFDADSILCGVDEGAAEGIDGIMGKLSMENNGTSLLSSSVNCNLPRSKIIHPYLSNLMVLGLSFRHDQSIINQALKRHSVDPEWWMCPAIPVKDITPSPPPPMAMEKVTDKKTKKKSLGTIYEEGSPESANGDTGALSLPETGYTGALALPETGLGLSLNTDRVLKAWRGRGSVFADGNGPDLPLSSAHVVVKHEDSDLFPKNGTSAVIREGNILKMQRKQKPCTPLPSNKQTRYYRPRVKSLKVSEFLRFHRGGLSARLIFSSNSKH; encoded by the exons ATGGCGTCGTCGTGCATCCTGGCCGGCGGCATCCGGCTGCCGGACCTGGAGATGGTCAAggccgcgccggcggcggcgccgccccgCCCGGCGCACTCCGCGGCGTCCTCCACGCTCTCGGAGGCGTCCAACGCGTCCGCCGCCTCCTCGTCGGCCACCTCGTCGTCGGTGGCGGCGTCGCTGTCGCTGAAGCGCCCGCGCACGCCGCGGAAGCGGCCCAGCCAGACGTACAacgaggcggcggcgctgctcgcgTCCATGTACCCCTCCGTCTTCCCCGTCGCCAGGGGCAAGGGGGCCACCGAGGCGGCGGCGCCGCCCCGCCTCCTCGGCCTCGCCTCCGCGCTCGCTGACGACCCGTCCTGCTCCGACCTCCTCCCGCCGTTCCCCGTCCCCGGCGGCCAGGCCGCCTTCCTCCTCCGcgacctgccgccgccgccgccgcctctgacGCCGCGGAGCCCCGCTGCCGCCGCTGCCAGGGGCTGCCCGTCGCCCGCGGCCGTCAGCAGCGTCTTCAGCGAGTTCCACGACCCGGCGCTGTCCCCTGCGACTCCTGACGATGCTGCGGCGGCGCCTGACGAGCCCGGGGAGCTCGACTTCGACGATGATGACGGATTCGACGCCGACTCTATCCTGTGCGGCGTCGACGAGGGCGCGGCCGAGGGCATCGATGGCATCATGGGGAAGCTCTCTATGGAAAACAACGGGACGTCCCTGTTAAGCTCAAGCGTCAACTGCAACCTGCCCAGATCCAAGATTATACACCCTTACCTCAGCAACCTTATGGTGCTCGGGCTCAGCTTCCGGCACGATCAGAGTATCATCAATCAAGCGCTGAAGCGGCATAGCGTCGATCCTGAATGGTGGATGTGCCCTGCCATACCTGTGAAAGACATTACGCCCTCACCGCCGCCTCCAATGGCAATGGAGAAAGTGACAGACAAGAAGACTAAGAAGAAGTCACTGGGGACAATATACGAGGAGGGGAGTCCTGAGTCTGCCAATGGGGACACAGGAGCTTTATCACTGCCAGAGACAGGATACACTGGAGCTTTAGCACTGCCAGAGACAGGATTGGGGCTGAGCTTGAACACTGACAGGGTGCTCAAGGCGTGGCGTGGCAGAGGCTCTGTGTTCGCTGATGGCAATGGGCCTGACTTGCCATTGTCCTCTGCTCATGTGGTA GTTAAACATGAAGACAGTGATCTCTTCCCAAAGAATGGTACCAGCGCTGTTATCAGGGAAGGCAACATTCTAAAGATGCAGCGCAAGCAGAAGCCGTGCACTCCCCTCCCCTCTAATAAGCAGACTCGGTACTACCGGCCTCGGGTCAAG TCTCTGAAGGTGTCTGAGTTTTTGCGCTTTCACAGGGGAGGTTTGTCAGCAAGGCTTATTTTCTCCAGCAACAGCAAGCATTAG
- the LOC136526835 gene encoding protein CHLOROPLAST IMPORT APPARATUS 2-like isoform X2 encodes MASSCILAGGIRLPDLEMVKAAPAAAPPRPAHSAASSTLSEASNASAASSSATSSSVAASLSLKRPRTPRKRPSQTYNEAAALLASMYPSVFPVARGKGATEAAAPPRLLGLASALADDPSCSDLLPPFPVPGGQAAFLLRDLPPPPPPLTPRSPAAAAARGCPSPAAVSSVFSEFHDPALSPATPDDAAAAPDEPGELDFDDDDGFDADSILCGVDEGAAEGIDGIMGKLSMENNGTSLLSSSVNCNLPRSKIIHPYLSNLMVLGLSFRHDQSIINQALKRHSVDPEWWMCPAIPVKDITPSPPPPMAMEKVTDKKTKKKSLGTIYEEGSPESANGDTGALSLPETGYTGALALPETGLGLSLNTDRVLKAWRGRGSVFADGNGPDLPLSSAHVVVKHEDSDLFPKNGTSAVIREGNILKMQRKQKPCTPLPSNKQTRYYRPRVKGRFVSKAYFLQQQQALEKES; translated from the exons ATGGCGTCGTCGTGCATCCTGGCCGGCGGCATCCGGCTGCCGGACCTGGAGATGGTCAAggccgcgccggcggcggcgccgccccgCCCGGCGCACTCCGCGGCGTCCTCCACGCTCTCGGAGGCGTCCAACGCGTCCGCCGCCTCCTCGTCGGCCACCTCGTCGTCGGTGGCGGCGTCGCTGTCGCTGAAGCGCCCGCGCACGCCGCGGAAGCGGCCCAGCCAGACGTACAacgaggcggcggcgctgctcgcgTCCATGTACCCCTCCGTCTTCCCCGTCGCCAGGGGCAAGGGGGCCACCGAGGCGGCGGCGCCGCCCCGCCTCCTCGGCCTCGCCTCCGCGCTCGCTGACGACCCGTCCTGCTCCGACCTCCTCCCGCCGTTCCCCGTCCCCGGCGGCCAGGCCGCCTTCCTCCTCCGcgacctgccgccgccgccgccgcctctgacGCCGCGGAGCCCCGCTGCCGCCGCTGCCAGGGGCTGCCCGTCGCCCGCGGCCGTCAGCAGCGTCTTCAGCGAGTTCCACGACCCGGCGCTGTCCCCTGCGACTCCTGACGATGCTGCGGCGGCGCCTGACGAGCCCGGGGAGCTCGACTTCGACGATGATGACGGATTCGACGCCGACTCTATCCTGTGCGGCGTCGACGAGGGCGCGGCCGAGGGCATCGATGGCATCATGGGGAAGCTCTCTATGGAAAACAACGGGACGTCCCTGTTAAGCTCAAGCGTCAACTGCAACCTGCCCAGATCCAAGATTATACACCCTTACCTCAGCAACCTTATGGTGCTCGGGCTCAGCTTCCGGCACGATCAGAGTATCATCAATCAAGCGCTGAAGCGGCATAGCGTCGATCCTGAATGGTGGATGTGCCCTGCCATACCTGTGAAAGACATTACGCCCTCACCGCCGCCTCCAATGGCAATGGAGAAAGTGACAGACAAGAAGACTAAGAAGAAGTCACTGGGGACAATATACGAGGAGGGGAGTCCTGAGTCTGCCAATGGGGACACAGGAGCTTTATCACTGCCAGAGACAGGATACACTGGAGCTTTAGCACTGCCAGAGACAGGATTGGGGCTGAGCTTGAACACTGACAGGGTGCTCAAGGCGTGGCGTGGCAGAGGCTCTGTGTTCGCTGATGGCAATGGGCCTGACTTGCCATTGTCCTCTGCTCATGTGGTA GTTAAACATGAAGACAGTGATCTCTTCCCAAAGAATGGTACCAGCGCTGTTATCAGGGAAGGCAACATTCTAAAGATGCAGCGCAAGCAGAAGCCGTGCACTCCCCTCCCCTCTAATAAGCAGACTCGGTACTACCGGCCTCGGGTCAAG GGGAGGTTTGTCAGCAAGGCTTATTTTCTCCAGCAACAGCAAGCATTAGAGAAAGAGAGCTAA
- the LOC136526832 gene encoding probable aminodeoxychorismate synthase, chloroplastic translates to MAALRLPAPPAARLSHLPTPVSASAAARRVSPPRHLAARRAKGEDTPEPPVRTLLIDNYDSYTYNIFQELSVVNGVPPVVVRNDEWTWRDVFNRVYKDRAFDNIVISPGPGSPACPADIGVCLRILLECGDVPILGVCLGHQALGFVHGAKIVHAPEAIHGRLSEIEHDGCYLFNCVPSGTNSGFKVVRYHSLVIESGSLPDDLTSIAWTASPNLLSYLESDRSNVSTFLGSLDNNFMTNPLEYSNNGAELSNTGHASESDDSRVIMGIRHSSRPHYGVQFHPESIATHHGRQIFRNFKKITGDFGLCSSWLQERKVNSASHRDSIPKDLLRTETMELSEPVLGKRGIGKKCLRLRWKKIENFLCPTVGSEDIFVVLFGHQSGEDTFWLDSSSVDQNRARFSFMGGKGGSLWKQMTFHLSGQRANCGGTLITQDAYGYTAKNFIKEGFLEFLNKEIESIQYNEKDYEGLPFEFHGGFVGYLGYGLKVECDASYNKAKSSTPDACFVFADNTVVVDHSNGDVYILSLHDEFYSSNGDGICKNSTHTSWLVEMEKKLLRLGGMPPGSPINGKAYARSSGVHKQSFVVDKSKDQYIRDVQSCLDYIRDGESYELCLTTQMKRRVDYINALQLYLKLRKQNPAPYAAWLNFSSENLSICCSSPERFLRLDRGGVLEAKPIKGTIARGRTPEEDECVRLQLKYSEKDQAENLMIVDLLRNDLGKVCEPGSVHVPRLMDVESYKTVHTMVSTVRGTKKSNLSPVDCVKEAFPGGSMTGAPKVRSMEILDSLETSPRGVYSGSIGFFSYNHTFDLNIVIRTVILHDGEASVGAGGAIVALSNPEAEYNEMLLKAKAPTKVVEDFIETIYSSDRSDSMHTTIS, encoded by the exons atggccgcactccgcctccccGCCCCGCCGGCGGCGAGGTTGTCCCACCTTCCAACCCCGGTGTCCGCCTCCGCCGCGGCGCGTCGGGTCTCGCCCCCTCGCCATCTCGCGGCGCGGCGGGCCAAGGGGGAGGACACGCCGGAGCCGCCGGTAAGGACGCTGCTGATCGACAACTACGACAGCTACACCTACAACATCTTCCAGGAGCTGTCAGTCGTCAACGGCG TGCCGCCCGTGGTCGTGCGCAACGACGAGTGGACGTGGAGGGACGTCTTCAACCGGGTGTACAAGGACCGGGCCTTCGACAACATCGTCATCTCGCCTGGCCCTGGATCTCCGGCTTGCCCCGCCGACATAG GTGTATGTCTGCGCATACTTTTGGAGTGTGGAGATGTACCCATCTTGGGTGTCTGCCTTGGCCACCAG GCCCTGGGATTTGtacatggtgctaagattgttCATGCTCCAGAAGCTATACACGGGCGACTCAG TGAGATTGAGCATGATGGATGCTACCTCTTTAATTGTGTTCCATCAGGTACAAACTCTGGCTTCAAG GTAGTGAGGTATCATTCACTTGTAATAGAATCTGGTTCTCTGCCTGATGATCTTACATCAATTGCGTGGACTGCTTCTCCAAATTTGCTTTCTTACCTTGAAAGTGATCGAAGCAATGTTAGTACCTTCTTGGGATCATTGGACAACAACTTTATGACAAACCCTCTAGAGTACAGTAACAATGGTGCGGAACTATCCAATACAGGACATGCTAGTGAGTCAGATGATAGCAGAGTTATCATGGGCATCAGGCACTCTAGCAGGCCTCATTATGGAGTGCAG TTTCATCCAGAGAGCATTGCTACTCATCACGGAAGACAGATTTTCCGAAACTTTAAGAAGATAACAGGAGATTTTGGATTGTGCTCATCATGGCTTCAGGAAAGAAAG GTCAATTCTGCAAGCCATCGTGATTCTATCCCTAAGGACTTGTTGCGTACTGAAACAATGGAACTTTCGGAGCCTGTACTTGGAAAGAGAGGCATTGGGAAAAAGTGTTTACGATTACGATGGAAGAAGATTGAAAATTTCCTGTGTCCCACAGTTGGCTCTGAAGACATATTTGTGGTGCTTTTTGGCCATCAAAGCGGTGAAGACACGTTTTGGTTGGATAGCTCATCAGTTGACCAG AATAGGGCACGTTTTTCATTTATGGGTGGCAAAGGTGGGTCCCTGTGGAAGCAAATGACATTCCACCTATCTGGTCAAAG AGCCAATTGTGGAGGAACGCTTATTACCCAAGATGCTTATGGTTATACTGCCAAAAACTTCATCAAAGAGGGCTTCTTGGAGTTCCTTAACAAG GAGATCGAGTCCATTCAATACAATGAAAAGGATTACGAAGGACTGCCCTTTGAATTCCATGGTGGCTTCGTTGGATATCTAGG GTATGGTCTTAAAGTGGAGTGTGATGCGTCATATAACAAGGCCAAATCAAGTACTCCTGATGCATGCTTCGTCTTTGCTGATAACACTGTGGTGGTTGATCACAGTAATGGCGATGTGTATATTTTGTCACTGCATGATGAATTTTATTCTAGTAATGGAGATGGGATATGCAAAAATTCAACACATACTTCATGGTTagtggagatggagaagaagcttctCAGGTTGGGTGGTATGCCCCCAGGATCACCAATCAATGGGAAGGCATATGCTAGATCATCCGGTGTGCATAAGCAGAGTTTTGTTGTAGACAAATCAAAGGATCAGTATATTAGAGATGTTCAGAGTTGCTTGGATTATATCAGGGATGGAGAAAGCTATGAGTTGTGCTTAACTACTCAGATGAAGAGAAGAGTAGACTATATAAATGCGCTCCAACTCTACCTTAAACTGAGAAAACAAAATCCAGCGCCTTATGCAGCCTGGCTTAACTTTTCCTCAGAAAACTTGAGCATATGTTGCTCTTCTCCAGAAAGGTTTCTACGACTGGACCGAGGTGGAGTTCTAGAAGCAAAACCAATCAAAGGTACTATAGCACGTGGCAGAACACCAGAGGAAGATGAATGCGTACGTTTGCAGTTAAAATACAG TGAAAAAGATCAGGCTGAGAACTTGATGATTGTTGACCTCTTAAGAAATGATCTTGGCAAGGTTTGCGAACCAGGGAGTGTGCATGTCCCTCGTCTCATGGACGTAGAATCATATAAAACTGTCCACACCATGGTGAGTACCGTCCGTGGAACAAAGAAGTCAAATCTAAGCCCTGTTGATTGTGTGAAAGAAGCCTTTCCAGGTGGTTCAATGACTGGGGCCCCGAAAGTTAGATCAATGGAGATCCTTGATTCACTTGAAACTAGTCCAAGAGGTGTGTACTCAGGATCGATTGGGTTCTTTTCATATAACCACACATTCGATCTGAACATTGTGATTAGAACAGTTATCCTGCATGATGGAGAAGCCTCAGTAGGGGCAGGTGGGGCGATCGTAGCACTGTCAAACCCAGAAGCAGAATACAACGAAATGTTGCTTAAAGCAAAAGCACCAACAAAGGTGGTTGAGGATTTCATTGAAACAATTTACAGCTCGGATCGATCGGATTCGATGCATACAACCATAAGCTAG